One Myxococcales bacterium genomic window carries:
- a CDS encoding site-2 protease family protein, with protein MAAADDEAPALLDQQTGPTPLTLRQLALHVALFVAACATTTWAGGVIFAATLMGILLCHEMGHYVAARRYHLDVSPPYFIPLPPQISLGTLGAIIRMRQPIRDRDQLLVVGAAGPLAGLVVAIPCLIVGLSLSEVGTIAPGSVLEGTSALYGAFKLTIFGRWLPHGTEDVQLHPMAFAAWYGLLVTMINLVPIGQLDGGHVMRAWLGERHERLSGLFHWALLGVGAIAGTVLFIQARAADAGALDAAQYALVGVLPWLVWAIALLVMRRMAGGEYHPEVFGPPLSPRRRWLAMAMVALFLLLFVPVPLRPAL; from the coding sequence ATGGCCGCGGCCGACGACGAAGCGCCCGCGCTGCTCGATCAACAGACGGGACCGACCCCGCTGACGCTGCGCCAGCTCGCGCTCCACGTCGCGCTGTTCGTGGCCGCCTGCGCCACGACGACCTGGGCCGGCGGCGTGATCTTCGCGGCCACGCTGATGGGCATCCTGCTCTGCCACGAGATGGGCCACTACGTCGCGGCGCGGCGCTACCACCTCGACGTGTCGCCGCCGTACTTCATCCCGTTGCCGCCGCAGATCTCGCTGGGCACGCTCGGCGCGATCATCCGCATGCGCCAGCCGATCCGCGATCGCGATCAGCTGCTGGTGGTCGGCGCCGCCGGGCCGCTGGCCGGGCTGGTGGTCGCGATCCCGTGCCTGATCGTCGGGCTGTCGCTGTCCGAGGTCGGCACGATCGCGCCGGGCTCGGTGCTCGAGGGCACGTCGGCCCTGTACGGCGCGTTCAAGCTGACGATCTTCGGCCGGTGGCTGCCGCACGGCACCGAGGACGTCCAGCTCCACCCGATGGCGTTCGCCGCCTGGTACGGGCTCCTGGTCACGATGATCAACCTCGTGCCGATCGGTCAACTCGACGGCGGCCACGTCATGCGGGCGTGGCTCGGCGAGCGCCACGAGCGCCTGAGCGGCCTGTTCCACTGGGCGCTCCTGGGCGTGGGCGCGATCGCCGGCACGGTGCTGTTCATCCAGGCGCGGGCCGCCGACGCCGGCGCGCTCGACGCCGCGCAGTACGCGCTGGTCGGGGTGCTGCCCTGGCTGGTGTGGGCGATCGCGCTCCTCGTCATGCGGCGCATGGCCGGCGGCGAGTACCACCCCGAGGTGTTCGGGCCCCCGCTGTCGCCGCGCCGCCGCTGGCTGGCCATGGCGATGGTCGCGCTGTTCTTGTTGCTGTTCGTGCCGGTGCCGCTGCGCCCCGCGCTGTAA
- a CDS encoding DUF2461 family protein, protein MPRAKPTPAAPPPFTGFAQDAPRFFHELAATMSRAWWQEHKGEYEALWVAPMTALLTRVRAELAPAYRGVALAEPKLFRIHRDVRFGKDKTPYKTHCAGVVSTTAGPTMEAGAAVYVQLGLEEFAGAGFYVFTPEQLARWRKAVLDPRRGAEAPGRGRRPPARGRRPPPGPARPPGAPPGAGRAGGPPRGGGGGRARAGARRRPPGGGGAASTPRPRPG, encoded by the coding sequence ATGCCCCGCGCCAAGCCGACGCCCGCCGCCCCGCCCCCGTTCACCGGCTTCGCCCAGGACGCGCCGCGGTTCTTCCACGAGCTCGCGGCGACGATGAGCCGCGCGTGGTGGCAGGAGCACAAGGGCGAGTACGAGGCGCTGTGGGTCGCGCCGATGACCGCGCTCCTGACGCGGGTCCGGGCCGAGCTGGCGCCGGCCTACCGCGGCGTGGCGCTGGCCGAGCCCAAGCTGTTCCGGATCCACCGCGACGTGCGGTTCGGCAAGGACAAGACGCCGTACAAGACCCACTGCGCGGGCGTGGTCTCGACCACGGCGGGGCCGACGATGGAGGCCGGCGCCGCGGTCTACGTCCAGCTCGGGCTCGAGGAGTTCGCGGGGGCCGGGTTCTACGTGTTCACGCCCGAGCAGCTGGCGCGCTGGCGCAAGGCCGTCCTCGATCCGCGCCGAGGCGCCGAGGCTCCCGGGCGCGGGCGGCGCCCGCCCGCGCGCGGCCGGCGGCCGCCGCCCGGGCCCGCGCGCCCCCCCGGCGCGCCCCCCGGCGCGGGCCGCGCGGGGGGCCCCCCCCGCGGGGGGGGGGGGGGCCGGGCGCGGGCCGGGGCGCGCCGGCGGCCCCCCGGCGGCGGGGGCGCCGCGTCGACGCCGCGACCGCGGCCGGGCTGA
- a CDS encoding LysE family transporter, with product MLTFFLIGAAIGALTGVPIGPVNVAVIDAAYRHTLRRGVAVGLGGAIGDFIYSGAAMLWIGPHVIGRPGVKPVLFAISGVVLIVYGILTIRSRPPAAPAAAPHLIPPYHEVWNGLTVGIGLILLNPAAIVTWVVVVGSHLNDLTTLEALGAAGGVFVGSLAWFTFVAFIADKGKRIMGERAVWVMRIVGVGLVGYGVYSLGRAIRYLVA from the coding sequence GTGCTGACGTTCTTCCTCATCGGTGCCGCCATCGGCGCGCTCACGGGCGTACCGATCGGGCCGGTGAACGTGGCGGTGATCGACGCCGCCTACCGGCACACGCTGCGCCGCGGGGTCGCGGTCGGCCTCGGCGGCGCGATCGGCGACTTCATCTACTCGGGCGCGGCCATGCTGTGGATCGGGCCGCACGTGATCGGCCGCCCGGGGGTAAAGCCGGTGCTGTTCGCGATCTCGGGCGTGGTGCTGATCGTCTACGGCATCCTGACCATCCGCAGCCGCCCGCCCGCGGCGCCCGCGGCGGCGCCCCACCTGATCCCGCCGTACCACGAGGTCTGGAACGGCCTGACCGTCGGGATCGGGCTGATCCTGCTCAACCCGGCGGCGATCGTCACGTGGGTCGTCGTCGTCGGCTCGCACCTGAACGACCTGACCACGCTCGAGGCGCTCGGCGCGGCCGGCGGGGTCTTCGTCGGCAGCCTGGCCTGGTTCACCTTCGTCGCGTTCATCGCCGACAAGGGCAAGCGGATCATGGGCGAGCGCGCGGTGTGGGTCATGCGCATCGTCGGCGTGGGCCTGGTCGGCTACGGCGTCTACTCGCTGGGCCGCGCGATCCGCTACCTCGTGGCGTGA
- a CDS encoding S-(hydroxymethyl)glutathione dehydrogenase/class III alcohol dehydrogenase, whose translation MKTRAAIAFEVGKPLVVDLVDLEGPRAGEVLVELKATGVCHTDEFTRSGADPEGRFPVIFGHEGAGVVLEVGAGVTTLAPGDHVIPLYTPECRGCKSCLSRKTNLCTAIRATQGKGMMPDGTSRFSYKGTPIHHYMGCSTFANHTVLPEIALAKVRKDAPFKSICYLGCGVTTGIGAVIWTAKVEPGANVVVFGLGGIGLNVIQGAKLVGADMIIGVDINPAREAVGRSFGMTHFVNPREIAGDLVAHLVELTGGGADYSFECVGNTTLMRQALECCHRGWGVSVVIGVAGAGQELATRPFQLITGRVWKGSAFGGARGRTDVPRLVDWYMDGKIEIDRMITHKLPLERINEAFDLMHAGTSIRTVIEY comes from the coding sequence ATGAAGACTCGCGCTGCGATCGCGTTCGAGGTCGGCAAGCCCCTGGTGGTCGATCTCGTCGATCTCGAGGGCCCCAGGGCCGGCGAGGTGCTGGTGGAGCTCAAGGCCACCGGCGTGTGCCACACCGACGAGTTCACCCGCTCGGGCGCCGACCCCGAGGGCCGGTTCCCGGTGATCTTCGGGCACGAGGGCGCCGGCGTGGTGCTCGAGGTCGGCGCCGGCGTCACGACGCTCGCGCCCGGCGACCACGTCATCCCGCTGTACACGCCCGAGTGCCGCGGCTGCAAGTCGTGCCTGTCGCGCAAGACCAACCTGTGCACCGCGATCCGCGCGACCCAGGGCAAGGGCATGATGCCCGACGGCACCAGCCGGTTCTCGTACAAGGGCACGCCCATCCACCACTACATGGGCTGCTCGACCTTCGCCAACCACACCGTGCTGCCGGAGATCGCGCTGGCCAAGGTGCGCAAGGACGCGCCGTTCAAGTCGATCTGCTACCTCGGCTGCGGCGTCACCACCGGCATCGGCGCGGTGATCTGGACCGCCAAGGTCGAGCCCGGCGCCAACGTCGTGGTGTTCGGGCTCGGCGGCATCGGCCTCAACGTCATCCAGGGCGCGAAGCTGGTCGGCGCCGACATGATCATCGGCGTCGACATCAACCCGGCGCGCGAGGCGGTGGGCCGCAGCTTCGGCATGACCCACTTCGTCAACCCGCGCGAGATCGCGGGCGACCTGGTCGCGCACCTGGTCGAGCTGACCGGCGGCGGCGCCGACTACTCGTTCGAGTGCGTCGGCAACACCACGCTGATGCGCCAGGCGCTCGAGTGCTGCCACCGCGGCTGGGGCGTCAGCGTGGTCATCGGCGTCGCTGGCGCCGGCCAGGAGCTGGCGACCCGCCCGTTCCAGCTGATCACCGGCCGGGTCTGGAAGGGCTCGGCGTTCGGCGGCGCCCGCGGCCGCACCGACGTGCCGCGCCTGGTCGACTGGTACATGGACGGCAAGATCGAGATCGACCGGATGATCACGCACAAGCTGCCGCTCGAGCGCATCAACGAGGCGTTCGACTTGATGCACGCCGGCACGTCGATCCGCACCGTGATCGAGTACTGA
- a CDS encoding MBL fold metallo-hydrolase, whose protein sequence is MSTATAGGDRSPGQPGTPLPPAAGPGVVWLGHASALVTLGARRVLIDPLGRARTRAAGPVDAVLITHSHVDHLNRWSLKAVDRATTLIVPRGAGGIVADLGFREVREVEPGDHVDLGGVDLVAVPTRHDNGRWAKGDAPLCTGYVVQKDGLAVHHAGDVDFSDHAVFDDIGKQFTLDATLLPIGGMLPVWYYRWRRTAIDRGVHIDPDCALDIFQRLGARTLVPVHWGTVNLRLGGAHGPRKRLEEIAAASAVDGVRILRHGELLGL, encoded by the coding sequence ATGTCGACAGCTACGGCCGGAGGCGATCGATCGCCGGGGCAGCCGGGCACGCCGTTGCCCCCCGCGGCCGGCCCCGGCGTGGTCTGGCTCGGGCACGCCAGCGCCCTGGTCACGCTCGGCGCGCGCCGCGTGCTGATCGATCCGCTCGGGCGCGCGCGGACCCGGGCGGCCGGCCCGGTCGACGCGGTGCTCATCACCCACAGCCACGTCGACCACCTCAACCGGTGGTCGCTCAAGGCGGTCGATCGCGCGACGACGCTGATCGTGCCGCGCGGCGCCGGCGGCATCGTCGCGGACCTCGGGTTCCGCGAGGTCCGCGAGGTCGAGCCGGGCGACCACGTCGATCTCGGCGGCGTCGATCTGGTCGCGGTGCCGACCCGCCACGACAACGGCCGCTGGGCCAAGGGCGACGCGCCGCTGTGCACCGGCTACGTCGTCCAGAAGGACGGGCTCGCGGTCCACCACGCCGGCGACGTCGACTTCTCGGACCACGCGGTCTTCGACGACATCGGCAAGCAGTTCACGCTCGACGCCACGCTCTTGCCGATCGGCGGGATGCTGCCGGTCTGGTACTACCGCTGGCGCCGCACCGCGATCGATCGCGGCGTCCACATCGATCCCGACTGCGCCCTCGACATCTTCCAGCGGCTGGGCGCGCGCACGCTGGTGCCGGTGCACTGGGGCACGGTCAACCTCCGGCTCGGCGGCGCCCACGGCCCGCGCAAGCGGCTCGAGGAGATCGCCGCGGCCAGCGCCGTCGACGGCGTCCGGATCCTGCGCCACGGCGAGCTGCTCGGGTTGTAG
- a CDS encoding amidohydrolase family protein — MTARALAALALVIVAAPATAEPIAIVGARVHVRPGQTLDGATVVIDRGRVIAVGAGVAAPAGARIIDGAGKVVTAGLIEPVSGVGLVGVDLEGRSVDGRHGPLDALHADAIQAAYQARDGFAPRAVTVAVARSGGLTLVVAAPAGGLVAGQSAAFALDGSVEPVRAPVAMHAALGPGGAGAVAGSRGRAIAALRELLDDARAFGRDRAAYERNQRRAMIADRLDLEALQPVLRGAVPLVVTAHAEADVRAAVRVAQEFGVRLVIAGGAEAWRAADLLAKVKVPVILDPTANLPEQLDATDVRDDAAAVLAAAGVAVAVSTLGGASTARTLRQLAGVAVGNGLPWDQALAAVTTVPATIFGLAGRGTVAAGSVADVVVWSGDPLELASAAEVVIIGGVVQPTQSHQTRLLDRYRRLPPAP; from the coding sequence GTGACCGCCCGCGCCCTGGCGGCGCTGGCCCTGGTGATCGTCGCCGCGCCGGCGACGGCCGAGCCGATCGCGATCGTCGGCGCCCGGGTGCACGTGCGCCCGGGCCAGACCCTCGACGGCGCCACCGTCGTGATCGATCGCGGCCGGGTGATCGCCGTCGGCGCGGGCGTCGCGGCGCCGGCGGGCGCGCGGATCATCGACGGCGCCGGCAAGGTCGTGACCGCGGGCCTGATCGAGCCGGTGTCCGGCGTCGGCCTCGTCGGCGTCGATCTCGAGGGCCGCTCGGTCGACGGGCGCCACGGCCCGCTCGACGCGCTCCACGCCGACGCGATCCAGGCCGCGTACCAGGCCCGCGACGGCTTCGCGCCGCGGGCGGTCACGGTCGCCGTGGCCCGGTCCGGCGGCCTCACGCTGGTGGTGGCGGCGCCGGCCGGCGGCCTCGTCGCCGGGCAGTCGGCGGCGTTCGCCCTCGACGGCAGCGTCGAGCCGGTCCGGGCGCCGGTGGCGATGCACGCCGCGCTGGGCCCGGGCGGCGCCGGCGCCGTGGCCGGGTCGCGCGGCCGCGCGATCGCCGCGCTGCGCGAGCTGCTCGACGACGCCCGCGCCTTCGGCCGCGACCGCGCCGCCTACGAGCGCAACCAGCGGCGCGCGATGATCGCCGACCGCCTCGACCTCGAGGCGCTGCAGCCGGTGCTGCGCGGCGCGGTGCCGCTGGTCGTGACCGCCCACGCCGAGGCCGACGTGCGCGCGGCGGTGCGGGTCGCGCAGGAGTTCGGCGTGCGCCTGGTGATCGCCGGCGGCGCCGAGGCCTGGCGCGCGGCCGACCTGCTGGCCAAGGTCAAGGTGCCGGTCATCCTCGACCCGACCGCCAACCTGCCCGAGCAGCTCGACGCCACCGACGTGCGCGACGACGCGGCGGCGGTGCTGGCGGCGGCCGGCGTCGCGGTGGCGGTGTCGACCCTGGGCGGGGCCTCGACCGCCCGCACGCTGCGCCAGCTGGCCGGGGTCGCGGTCGGCAACGGCCTGCCGTGGGACCAGGCCCTGGCCGCGGTCACGACCGTGCCGGCGACCATCTTCGGCCTGGCCGGGCGCGGGACCGTGGCCGCCGGCAGCGTCGCCGACGTCGTGGTCTGGAGCGGCGACCCGCTCGAGCTGGCGTCGGCGGCGGAGGTGGTCATCATCGGCGGCGTGGTCCAGCCCACCCAGAGCCACCAGACCCGGCTGCTCGACCGCTACCGGCGCCTGCCGCCGGCGCCGTGA
- a CDS encoding amidohydrolase family protein: MIDAHSHLGVYAAPDARASDDGNEATAPVTAGVRAEYGYWPADPQLARAIAGGVTTALILPGSANLVGGRGFTVQMRPARTARDAAFPGAPATVKMACGENPKRVYGDKGGPSTRMGEYAAFRTAFLEAAGYAAKQAAYVDARARWAARRARADELDRARADGKHIAGEAAPEPVPVDLKLETLAAVLRGEVLVQIHCYRADDMAQMIAIADELGFTIRSFHHALEAYKLRDVLAARGIAVNTWADWWGFKLEAYDGIPENAALVTEAGGRATIHSDSAIGIQRLNQEAGKALAAGRRAGVALDDDVALRWITANPAWVLGVDAVTGTLAPGKRADVVLWSGSPFSVYSKADLVIIAGEVAYDRTRGLTPSDFELGHAAIDRSAP; encoded by the coding sequence ATCATCGACGCCCACTCGCACCTCGGCGTCTACGCCGCGCCCGACGCGCGCGCCAGCGACGACGGCAACGAGGCCACCGCGCCGGTCACCGCGGGCGTGCGGGCCGAGTACGGCTACTGGCCGGCCGATCCGCAGCTCGCGCGCGCCATCGCCGGCGGCGTCACCACCGCGCTGATCCTGCCCGGCTCGGCCAACCTGGTCGGCGGGCGCGGGTTCACGGTGCAGATGCGCCCGGCCCGGACCGCCCGCGACGCGGCGTTCCCCGGCGCGCCGGCCACGGTCAAGATGGCGTGCGGCGAGAACCCCAAGCGGGTCTACGGCGACAAGGGCGGGCCGTCGACGCGGATGGGCGAGTACGCGGCGTTCCGGACCGCGTTCCTCGAGGCCGCGGGCTACGCCGCCAAGCAGGCGGCGTACGTCGACGCGCGCGCGCGCTGGGCCGCGCGCCGGGCCCGGGCCGACGAGCTCGATCGCGCGCGCGCCGACGGCAAGCACATCGCCGGCGAGGCCGCGCCCGAGCCGGTGCCGGTCGACCTCAAGCTCGAGACGCTGGCGGCGGTGCTGCGCGGCGAGGTGCTCGTGCAGATCCACTGCTACCGCGCCGACGACATGGCCCAGATGATCGCGATCGCCGACGAGCTCGGCTTCACGATCCGATCGTTCCACCACGCGCTCGAGGCCTACAAGCTCCGCGACGTGCTGGCGGCGCGCGGCATCGCGGTCAACACCTGGGCCGACTGGTGGGGCTTCAAGCTCGAGGCCTACGACGGCATCCCCGAGAACGCGGCGCTCGTGACCGAGGCCGGCGGCCGGGCCACGATCCACTCCGACTCGGCGATCGGCATCCAGCGGCTCAACCAGGAGGCCGGCAAGGCGCTCGCCGCGGGCCGCCGCGCCGGGGTCGCGCTCGACGACGACGTCGCGCTGCGCTGGATCACCGCGAACCCGGCCTGGGTGCTGGGCGTCGACGCGGTCACCGGCACGCTGGCGCCGGGCAAGCGCGCCGACGTCGTGCTCTGGAGCGGCTCGCCGTTCTCGGTCTACAGCAAGGCCGACCTGGTGATCATCGCCGGGGAGGTCGCCTACGATCGGACCCGCGGCCTCACCCCCAGCGACTTCGAGCTGGGCCACGCCGCGATCGATCGGAGCGCGCCGTGA